The genomic segment GCACCGTAGCTTGTCAGAGACTTCACTTCGCCAGTGAATACCTGGCCAACCTCTGCGGTCTCCCAGAACTTTGCTCTTGCAGCATCCTTCTGTGCCTTTGCAACAGCCTTGATGGAGCCCACTGCACGGCGGCGCTGCTCATTGACCTCAATGATCTTCAGCTCAACCGGCTTGTTCTTCAGAACGGACAGGTCAGCATCTCTGCCCAGACCGGACTGGGATGCGGGAACGAATACCCGGACGCCATCGCAGGAAACAATCAGACCGCCCTTCACAGCGTTCTGTACGATGCCCTTGAGGATGGTGCCCTCTTCCTTTGCCTTTGCAATGTTCTCAAAGCCTACCAGCTCGTCAACACGGCGCTTGGACAGCAGAACATAGCCCTCGGGGTCATTGATCTTGGTCACGATCAGATCCAGCTCATCACCGGGCTGTACCAGGTCAGCCGGCTTCTTACTGGGATCGTCAGTCAGTTCATCCAGGGGAACATAGCCGGTGTGCTTGGTGCCCACGTCTACGATCGCCTCGTTGTTGTTTACAGAAACAACGTAGCCCTTAACTCTCTCTCCTGTATGTATTTTTTTGAAGGACTGCTCCAGAGCCGCTTCGAAATCAATGTCCTCATCCAGATTATTTTTCGCAATGTCAGTCATGGTTGTTTGTACCTCCTTAATGATATAAGCCGGGGTGGATGCTCCGGCCGTGATGCCGATCCGTTCGGCACCGGAAAAATCGAGCGCAAACAGCTCGCCTGCGTTTTCAATATGGTACGCCTTGCAGTTCCGGCGGCAGACATCGTAAAGCTTGACCGTGTTGGAACTGTTCCGTCCGCCTACCACTACCATGACGTCAGTATCGGCGGAAAGCCGTGCCGCATCCGACTGCCGGCTTGCGGTGGCATTGCAGATCGTATCGAAAACCAGTATATCGGGATCGTCCTTTGGTAATTGTTTCAGACAGTCACCCCATAATAATATATTATACGTTGTTTGCGCGACAATTGCAAGCTTTTTTTTGAATTTCGGTGAATTTTTATCAATGTAACACTTCAGCTCGGTTTCGTCCTTAAAAACTGCACAGTTTTCGTCACAATGACCAACGATCCCCTGCACCTCCGGGTGGGATGCGTCCCCGGCAATCAGAATAAAGTATCCCTTTGCGGACTGCTCCGCCACGATTTTATGGATCCGGGCAACAAAGGGACAGGTAGCATCGATCAGGGGATTTCCCTTTTCGGCGATCTGCTCGTAGATCTTCCTGCCCACCCCGTGGGAGCGGATCACCACCCGCTCTCCCGGCTCCAGCTCCTCCACGGAGCTGACGATCCGGGCGCCCTTGGCGATCATGTCGTTTACCACGTCCGCATTGTGAATGATGGGCCCCAGGGTTGCCACCCGTCCGCCCTTTTCCAACTCCGCATACACCAGCTTCACCGCCCGGTCCACCCCGAAGCAGAAGCCAGCGGTTTTGGCAACTGTGATCTGTACCATACGTCCTCCTTATTCCTGCACCGGCTCTGCCGGGGGCAAGGGCGGCTCATCCACCAGTCCCTTGATCTCCGTCATGATCCGGTTCTTCAGAGCCGCCAGCTCTCTGGGCTTGGGATCCTCCCCCAGTGCCAGCTCCGCCGCCTGAATGGGCTTGCCGAACCGAACGATGATCTGACTGCGGAAATGCAGCTTTCCGGTGAAGGTGATGCCCACCGGCACCACCGGCGCACCGGTCTGGGCAGCGATCAGCGCCACGCCGGTTTTGCCCCTGCCCACTCTGCCGTCCTTGGATCGGGTGCCCTCCGGAAAGATCATCAGCACTCTGCCGCTGCGCACATATTGCTCCGCCGTTTCGATCACGCCGTTGTCACCGGCACCCCGGGTCACCGGGAACGCCCCCAGCTTCCGGATCAGCCAGCCGAAAAATTTGTTCCGGAACAGCTCCTCCTTTGCCATGAACACACAGCGCTGTCCCCGCAAACGGGTAGCGAGCAGGGGCGGATCCGCATAGCTTCTGTGGTTGGACGCCAGCACAAAGCCCCCGGATGTGGGAATGTGCTCCCTGCCCTCCACCTGGATATGATAAAAGAGGAAATAGAGGAATCTGACCACCCAGTATCCGAAACAGTACAGCATTACAGTCCCAGCCTTTCCCGGCACAGACCTAGCAGATGGTCGATCACCTGCTGCTGATCCATCTGGGTGGTGTCCACCAGCACCGCATCCTCCGCCTGCCGCAGGGGGGATACTGCCCGGTTCCGGTCAGCCTCATCCCGCTTGATGATATCCTGCAAAATCTCATCCATAGGGGGGCAATCCGGCTTTGCGGACAGCTCCAGATACCGGCGGCGGGCACGCTCCTCCGGGGAGGCGGTCAGAAAGATCTTCAGATCCGCATGGGGCAGCACCACCGTACCAATGTCCCGGCCGTCCATAATCACGTTGTTCTGTTTGGCAAGCTCCAGCTGTAAATCAAACAGATACTGCCGGACTGCCGGAATGGCGGAAACCACCGATGCAGCCATGGAAATCTCCGGTGTACGGATCAGTCCGGACACATCCTCTCCGCACAGGATCACATGCTGGGTGCCTTCGGAAAAGCACAGGGAGATCTCCGCTGTTTGCAGGGCTGCGGTAATCTGCTCCGGGGTCTCCGCCCCTTTCCGCTTTGCATGCAGCGCCACCGTCCGGTACAATGCCCCGGTGTCCACATAAATAAAGCCAAGTGCTGCTGCCACCGCCCGGGCGATGGTGCTTTTTCCGGCGCCTGCCGGGCCATCGATTGCAATATTGATACTCATATCCGTTCCTTCCCTGCCTTATATGCTGCATCCGGCTGCATAACCGGTGGCAAAGGCAATCTGTAAATTAAATCCTCCTGTGTAGGCATCCACGTCCAGCAGCTCTCCGGCAAAAAACAATCCCGGCAGCAGCTTGGATTCCATGGTTTTGGGGCTGACCTCCTTGACGGATACGCCCCCCCGTGTGATGATGGCTTCGCTGATGGAACGGAAGCCCTGCACCGTCAGAGGAAATGCCTTGAGAAATGCGCCGAACGCCAGCCGCTGTGCCTTGGTGATCTGATTCACCCGGATGTTCCCGTCCATACCGGACAGCTGAATCGCAGCCGGGATCATGCCCTTCGGCAGCAGCTTTGACAGGGCGTTGAACAGGGTTCTGTTCTGGAACAGCTGAAAATCCCGCTGAAGCCGCAGATCCATCTGCTCCGGGGTCAGCCCCGGCTTTAAGTCAATGCTCAATGTGTACCGATCCGGCTCGATTTGGGGAATGTGGCAGCTGGCACTGAGCACCAGAGGACCGGATACCCCAAAATGGGTGAACAGCATCTCCCCAAGCTCCTGGAACAGGCATTTTCCCCCATCATACAGGGAGAGAGTCACATTCCGCAGGGACAGTCCCATCATATCCCGACACTGCTTCTCCCGGATCACCAGGGGAACCAGGGAAGGCTCCGGCGGCACAATGGTATGCCCTGCCCGGCGGGCAATGTCATACCCGTCCCCGGTGGAGCCGGTGGCAGGATAGGACATGCCCCCGGTGGCAAGCAGTACGGATTCCGCTTCATATGCCGTTCCATCCACCAGCAGTCCCCGGCAGCAGCCGTCCTCCAGGAGCAGATCCGTCACCTGCCCCGGAATCACCTGTACCCCCAGTCGGCGGCATTCCTGCCGCAAAGCGGAGACGATCTCTCCGGCGCTGTCGCTGACCGGAAATACCCGGTTGCCCCGCTCGGTTTTCAGCCGCACCCCCAGGGCTTCAAAAAATCCCATCACATCCGCCGGACTGCATGCGGAAAAGGCACTGTATAAAAACCTGCCGTTCCGGGGGATATTGGCGAGCAGGGTGTCCCGGTCACAGTTGTTGGTCACGTTGCAGCGTCCCTTCCCGGTGATCCGCAGCTTTTTTCCCAGCTCCCCCTTGGGGTTATGCTCCACAATTCCCACACGCCGACCCCGGCGGGCAGCAGTGATCGCCGCATAGCAGCCTGCTGCGCCCCCTCCGGCAATCAGACAATCCAATGTACTCATGGCTTGCTCCTCAGCCGCCGATATCTCTCGGCGATCTTCTCCCGGCGGCGGCTGGTTTCCGCTGCGTCCACACAAATGCCCGACCCGGTCTGCACCAGCACGTCTCCTTCCTTTACATCCGGAGGCAGCTGCTGCCGGGGCAGCTCCAGTCTGCCCTCCTCCGTTTCAATGACGGCAATGCCGCCCTCTATCCGATCCAGTATCCACATGCTAAGCCGCCTCTCTTTCCCAGTGCACCTGAATATCCCTGCCGTCGGATACCATGACAATGGTGCCAAGCAGATCCGTCCGGTAAATTTTATCCGTATAGTTTTCCAGCCGCTTCACCGTGTTGGCATTGGGGTGATTGTAGGAATTGTCCCCGCATTCGATCACCGCCATGGCTGGGGTTACTGCCTCCAGGAACTTCTTTTTGGTGGAGGTGCTGCTGCCGTGATGCCCCACCTTCAGAACATCCACCGGCGCAAGGCTCTGCGCCGCCAGCAGTTCCTTTTCCGCCTTTTCCTCCATATCCCCGGTAAACAGAAAGCTGTTGTCCCCATAGGTGAGCCGTGCCACCACGGAATAATTGTTCAGACTTTTGTAATCCGTACCCAGAGGCCCCAGGATTTCCAGCACCGCCCCCTGATCCAGCGTAAACCGATCCCCGGGAGATACGATCTCCAGGGTCAGGGACGCCTGTTCCACTGCGTCCAGAAACCGCTCATAGCTGGCAGTGGTGGGCAGATCCGCCTCCGGAATGTCCGACACCAGCACATGCTCCGCCGGAATCTCCCTCAGCACCCGGGGCAGTCCCCCGATGTGATCCGAGTGGGGATGGGTGGCGATCACATAGTCCAGGGATCGGATCCTCTGCCCCTGCAAATACTGTACCACCGTGTCCCCGGCTTCCTGCTCTCCGGCGTCAATGAGAATCTCCGTTTCGCCGCACCGGATCAAGGTACAGTCCCCCTGTCCCACATCGATAAAATGCACGGACAAGGTGCCTTCCGCCGGGGCAGTCCTGGTTCCGCTGCGCTGCCGGATCAGATTGCACAGCAGCAGACCCAGGATCAGCAGAACCGTCAGCCCGACGGACAACGCCGGACTCAGCGCTTGCCTCTTCGGTCTGTGCCCTTCCCTTTTCGCCATTTCTGCCCGTCCTTTCTGCTCCGATTCCTGTCAGCGGCAGGGATTCTGCGTGCAGGCTCCTCCGGTGCCACCAGGCAATCCGGCCCGGTACCGATGAGATCCCGCCTGCCTGCTTTTTTCAATGCCGCCAGCACCAGCGCCTTGTTCTTGGGCTGAAAATACTGGAGCAGCGCCCGCTGCATAGCCTTCTCCTCCGGGGTCTTGGGCACATACACCGGTTCCATGGTATAGGGATCCAGCTCCGTGTAGAACATACAGGTGGATAAGGTACCCGGGGTAGGATAGAAATCCTGCACCTGCTCCGGGTGGATATGCTGCTGCTTTAAAAAGACCGCCAGCTCCACCGCCGCCTGTAGGGTGCTCCCCGGATGGGAGGACATGAGGTAGGGCACCAGATACTGCTCCTTGCCCATGCCCTTGGTGATCTCGTAGAATTTCTTCTGGAAGGCAAGATACGCCTCGATATGGGGTTTCCCCATTTTATCCAGCACCGCCGCCGCACAATGCTCCGGCGCCACCTTCAGCTGTCCGCTCACATGATACCGGATCAGCTCCCGCAGAAAGGTGTCGTCCGGATCCGCCATCAGGTAATCATAGCGGATGCCGGAGCGGATGAACACCCGCTTGACCCCCTTGATCTTCCGGAGCCGCCGCAGCATATGCAGGTACTCCCGGTGATCCGCATGCAGTCCCTTGCAGGGAGTGGGCGCCAGACACTTTTTCCCTTTACACAGACCGGCGGTCAACTGCTTTTCACAGGAAGGATGCCGGAAGTTGGCGGTGGGGCCTCCCACGTCATGGATATAGCCCTTGAAATTGGGCATCTGCACGATCCGCTCCGCCTCCCGGATCACGGATTCCTCGCTGCGGACAGTGATCCGCCTGCCCTGATGCAAGGCAATGGAGCAGAAGTTGCAGAAACCGAAGCAGCCCCGGTTGTGGGTGATGGAAAACTGCACCTCTGCAATCCCCGGCACCCCGCCCTGGGGTTCATAGCTGGGGTGGTAGGTACGGGTATAGGGCAGGCTGTACACCCAGTCCAGCTCCTCCGTGGTCAGAGAAAGCGCCGGCGGATTCTGCACCAGCATCCGGCTGCCGTGCCGCTGGATCACCCGCTTGCCATACACCTCATCCTGCTGATCGTACTGAATCCGGCACGCCTTGGCATATGCCTTCTTGCTCTCACACACCTGGGCATAGCTGGGGCATTCCGCCGCTCCAAAGGGAGTATGCTCCGGAGCGGTCATATAGCAGCTACCCCGGATCTCCGTCAGTTCCCCCACCGGGATCCCGTCCCGCAGGCCCTGGGCAACCTCCAGAATGGAGTGTTCCCCCATGCCGAACAGCAAAAGATCCGCACCGCTTTCCTCCAGAATGGAGGGGCGCACCCGGTCGTCCCAGTAGTCATAGTGAGCGAACCGGCGCAGGGATGCCTCCAGTCCCCCGATAATCAGGGGGATATCCCCGTACAGCTGCCGGATCTTCTGACAGTACACCAGTACCGCCCGATCCGGTCGCTTGCCGGCTTTGCCGCCTGGGGAATAGGCATCCTCCGAGCGCTTCCGTTTGGCGGCAGTGTAGTGCGCCACCATGGAGTCGATGTTGCCGGAGGTCACCAGGAATCCAAGCCTGGGTCTGCCGAACCGGGTGAAATCCCGGTCACTGCGCCAGTCCGGCTGGGACACGATGGCAACGGAAAAGCCCTTCGCCTCCAGCACCCGGGAGATGATGGCTGCCCCGAAGCTGGGATGATCCACATAGGCGTCCCCGATCACATACACAAAATCCGGCACATCGATCCCCCGGGCGTTCAGCTCCTCCCGGGTCATGGGCATCATTCCTGTATCCGGCATACTGCTCCTCCTAGTTTGATTCCTGTCGGCGCATCCGCCGCTCTGCCGCCTGCTGGGGACTGATGAGCACCTTCCGGGGCTTTGCCCCCTCATGGGGGCCGATGACACCCATTTCCTCCAGCTCATCCATGATCCGTGCCGCCCGGGCATAGCCCAGCTTCAGCTTCCGCTGCAAGGAGGAAGTGGATGCCTGTCCCAGCTCCACCACCACGTCAATGGCACGGTCGATCAGTTCATCGTCCCCCTCTGCCCGGTCGCTGCTGTCGTCCTCAAAGCGCTCCCCCTTCACGGCAGGCATGCTTTGCTCCACAGCCTCCATAATATCGTGGCTGTATTCCGCCTTGGCTTCTTCCTTGATGTAGCCAACCACCCGCTCGATTTCCTCGGTGGAGCAGTAGCAGCCCTGCACCCGGACGGGCTTGGGCAGACCGTTGGGAAAGTACAGCATATCCCCGTGTCCCAACAGCTTTTCTGCGCCGCCAACATCCAGGATATTCCGGGAGTCCATCTGACTCTTGACGGACAGGGCGATCCGGCTGGGCACGTTGGATTTGATGAGTCCTGTAATGACATCCGCCGTAGGCCGCTGGGTGGCGATGATCAGGTGCATCCCGGCAGCTCTTGCTTTCTGGGCGATCCGGCACACCGCATCCTCCACTTCCTTGGAGGAGGTCATCATCAGATCCGCAAACTCGTCAATGACGATCACGATCTGGGGCAGCGGATCCAGATCCTCCCGCTTTGCCGCCAATGCGTTGAAGTCCTTCAGATCCCGCACATTATAGCTGGCGCACAGGGCATACCGGCGATCCATCTCCTGGGTCGCCCAGTTCAAAGCGCCTGCCGCCTTCCGGGGATCCGTCACCACCGGGATCAGCAGATGTGGGATCCCGTCGTAGATCTTGAATTCCACGATCTTCGGGTCGATCAGCACCAGCTTCACCTCCGTAGGCTTTGCGTGGTACAGGATGCTCATAATAATGCCGTTGGTGCAGACGGACTTACCGGAGCCGGTTGCCCCGGCGATGATCATATGGGGCATTTTCGCAATATCTCCCAGAATGATGTTGCCGTCAATGTCCTTGCCCACTGCAAAGGACAGCTTGCTTTTGGATTCGGTAAACTGCCGGCTCTCCAGGATCTCCCGGATGCCAACCATATCCTTGTGGGCGTTTGCCACCTCGATGCCCACTGCCGGCTTTCCGGGAATGGGGGCTTCGATCCGCACACCCCCTGCCGCCAGATTCAGAGCAATGTCATCCGCCAGGCTTGTGATCTTGGCGATCTTCACCCCGGCGGAGGGCTGTACCTCATACCGGGTGACCGTAGGCCCCCGGTTGATGCCGGTGATCCGCACCTGCACGCCGAAGCTGTTGAGCGTGTCCACCAGAATATCCGCATTCTGCCGCAGCTCCAGCGCCGCATTGGGATCCGCCGCCTTGCTGACGCTGGGCTCCAGGTAATCAATGGGAGGCAGCCGGTATTCATACACCGGGGTCTGGGCCTCTCCGTTGACCACTTCCGCCTCGATCTCCGCCGTCATGGCTTCGGTCTGCGCTGCCTGCTCCTCCTTCTTGGTGCGCTTCGGCTCCTTCACGGCGGTTGCCGCCGCTACCAGGTCATCCAGCTCCGCAGACTCCTGACTTTTCTGGATTTCCGGCTCCGGCTGCTCCGGCACCGGATCTCCGGAACGGCGCTCCCGCTCCCACTGGGGGGAATCCGGCTGGGGCAGATCCTCCGGCACCAGGGCATTGTCCACAATGGGCACATCAAACCGGAAATCCTTCGCCCGGGATGCCCGGGTACGCCTGGGCTGCTCTGCGTTCGCCATAGCAATGGCTTCCCGCTCCTCCCGGGCGGTGCGGCTCCGGAGCATTTCATCATAAGCATCCAGGTACTGATCGTCATACCTCGCCTGCCGCACTGCACGATGCATGCTCCGGAAGGGACGGCTCAGCAGCCGGAACAGGTCGATCAGCCCCGTATTGGTCAGAAGCATCACAAACACGAACAGCATCAGCAGAATGATGATCTTGGCACCGGTCACATCAAACAGCCGGATCAGCGGCCAGGCGATCAGCGCACTGAACACACCACCCCCCTGCAAGTCCTTCCCCTGCCGGAACAGGGTACGCACACAGTCCACCAGTCCGTCCCCTTTGACCTCTCCGTAAAAGAAAATCTGGACAATGGCGCTGCTGAGAATCATCAAAGCAACCCCCCAGAATGCCTTGCCGGATACGGTCTGGTGGGAGCGCTCCATGCCAATGAGGATCGCCGTATACACCAGGATCAGGGGGATAAAGGCGGACGCCACCCCGAACAATCCGAACATGGTGGTATGTAGCACATGCCAGGCACTGGTGCCCGGTATCACGATCAGCAGCAGGGACAGAACCCCCAGCGCAAACAGCATAATGGACCAGAACTGGTTGGCGGTATCCTGGGGCGGCTTGGGCGGCTCCTGCTGCCGTTCCGCCGGTTTTTCTGCCGGGCGCTCCGCCGGCTTCTTGGTGCCCCGTGCATTGGGGTTGGGCTTCTTTTTCGGGGTAGGCTTCTTCTGCGCCGCCACGCCTGTCATCTCCTTTTTCTCTGTATGTATCCTTTACATCTTATAAATGGAATAGCCGATCACAAACAAGCCAAGCAGCAGGGTGTATACGGCAAAGATTTTGAACTTCTCGCTCTTGACCAGCCAGTTTACCATGCGGATGGCGCAGATGCCCACCACAGCGGATACCACAAAGCCGATGAGCATGGGCAGGAAGTCAAACTCGATGCCCTCCGCTGCCGCATCCTTTACCTCCAGCAGGCAGCCCCCCAGGATCGTGGGAATGCCCAGAATGAAGGAATACTTCACTGCAGTTTCTCTTGTAAAGCCGCTGAACAGACCGCTGGCAATGGTGGAGCCGGAACGGGAGATGCCCGGCATCAGAGCGATGCCCTGGAAAATACCCACCGTCAGCGCATTCTTGACGGTAATGTCCTTCGGCTCCCTTGTTCCCTTGCCACAGCGATCCGACAAAAAGAGGATCACTGCCGTGTACAAAAAGCAGAAGCCGATGACGATCAGATGCTTGTTGGAAACCTCCTCCACCAGATCCTTTAAAGGATACAGGGGCACCAATACCAGCAGAGAGATCAGCAGCATGATAATCATGCGCCGCTCCCCGTTCATGGTGCTCCACTTGAATTTTCCGGTGAAAATATCCTTGAGCATGCATCCAAGCTCCTTGAT from the Ruminococcus champanellensis 18P13 = JCM 17042 genome contains:
- a CDS encoding lysophospholipid acyltransferase family protein: MLYCFGYWVVRFLYFLFYHIQVEGREHIPTSGGFVLASNHRSYADPPLLATRLRGQRCVFMAKEELFRNKFFGWLIRKLGAFPVTRGAGDNGVIETAEQYVRSGRVLMIFPEGTRSKDGRVGRGKTGVALIAAQTGAPVVPVGITFTGKLHFRSQIIVRFGKPIQAAELALGEDPKPRELAALKNRIMTEIKGLVDEPPLPPAEPVQE
- the cmk gene encoding (d)CMP kinase is translated as MSINIAIDGPAGAGKSTIARAVAAALGFIYVDTGALYRTVALHAKRKGAETPEQITAALQTAEISLCFSEGTQHVILCGEDVSGLIRTPEISMAASVVSAIPAVRQYLFDLQLELAKQNNVIMDGRDIGTVVLPHADLKIFLTASPEERARRRYLELSAKPDCPPMDEILQDIIKRDEADRNRAVSPLRQAEDAVLVDTTQMDQQQVIDHLLGLCRERLGL
- a CDS encoding undecaprenyl-diphosphate phosphatase, with the translated sequence MSILDAIIQGIIQGLTEFLPVSSSGHLALYQQIFGSTEENGLFFSAILHLGTLVAVFIAFRDTIWALIKELGCMLKDIFTGKFKWSTMNGERRMIIMLLISLLVLVPLYPLKDLVEEVSNKHLIVIGFCFLYTAVILFLSDRCGKGTREPKDITVKNALTVGIFQGIALMPGISRSGSTIASGLFSGFTRETAVKYSFILGIPTILGGCLLEVKDAAAEGIEFDFLPMLIGFVVSAVVGICAIRMVNWLVKSEKFKIFAVYTLLLGLFVIGYSIYKM
- a CDS encoding DUF3006 domain-containing protein encodes the protein MWILDRIEGGIAVIETEEGRLELPRQQLPPDVKEGDVLVQTGSGICVDAAETSRRREKIAERYRRLRSKP
- a CDS encoding YgiQ family radical SAM protein, with product MPDTGMMPMTREELNARGIDVPDFVYVIGDAYVDHPSFGAAIISRVLEAKGFSVAIVSQPDWRSDRDFTRFGRPRLGFLVTSGNIDSMVAHYTAAKRKRSEDAYSPGGKAGKRPDRAVLVYCQKIRQLYGDIPLIIGGLEASLRRFAHYDYWDDRVRPSILEESGADLLLFGMGEHSILEVAQGLRDGIPVGELTEIRGSCYMTAPEHTPFGAAECPSYAQVCESKKAYAKACRIQYDQQDEVYGKRVIQRHGSRMLVQNPPALSLTTEELDWVYSLPYTRTYHPSYEPQGGVPGIAEVQFSITHNRGCFGFCNFCSIALHQGRRITVRSEESVIREAERIVQMPNFKGYIHDVGGPTANFRHPSCEKQLTAGLCKGKKCLAPTPCKGLHADHREYLHMLRRLRKIKGVKRVFIRSGIRYDYLMADPDDTFLRELIRYHVSGQLKVAPEHCAAAVLDKMGKPHIEAYLAFQKKFYEITKGMGKEQYLVPYLMSSHPGSTLQAAVELAVFLKQQHIHPEQVQDFYPTPGTLSTCMFYTELDPYTMEPVYVPKTPEEKAMQRALLQYFQPKNKALVLAALKKAGRRDLIGTGPDCLVAPEEPARRIPAADRNRSRKDGQKWRKGKGTDRRGKR
- a CDS encoding DNA translocase FtsK, whose protein sequence is MTGVAAQKKPTPKKKPNPNARGTKKPAERPAEKPAERQQEPPKPPQDTANQFWSIMLFALGVLSLLLIVIPGTSAWHVLHTTMFGLFGVASAFIPLILVYTAILIGMERSHQTVSGKAFWGVALMILSSAIVQIFFYGEVKGDGLVDCVRTLFRQGKDLQGGGVFSALIAWPLIRLFDVTGAKIIILLMLFVFVMLLTNTGLIDLFRLLSRPFRSMHRAVRQARYDDQYLDAYDEMLRSRTAREEREAIAMANAEQPRRTRASRAKDFRFDVPIVDNALVPEDLPQPDSPQWERERRSGDPVPEQPEPEIQKSQESAELDDLVAAATAVKEPKRTKKEEQAAQTEAMTAEIEAEVVNGEAQTPVYEYRLPPIDYLEPSVSKAADPNAALELRQNADILVDTLNSFGVQVRITGINRGPTVTRYEVQPSAGVKIAKITSLADDIALNLAAGGVRIEAPIPGKPAVGIEVANAHKDMVGIREILESRQFTESKSKLSFAVGKDIDGNIILGDIAKMPHMIIAGATGSGKSVCTNGIIMSILYHAKPTEVKLVLIDPKIVEFKIYDGIPHLLIPVVTDPRKAAGALNWATQEMDRRYALCASYNVRDLKDFNALAAKREDLDPLPQIVIVIDEFADLMMTSSKEVEDAVCRIAQKARAAGMHLIIATQRPTADVITGLIKSNVPSRIALSVKSQMDSRNILDVGGAEKLLGHGDMLYFPNGLPKPVRVQGCYCSTEEIERVVGYIKEEAKAEYSHDIMEAVEQSMPAVKGERFEDDSSDRAEGDDELIDRAIDVVVELGQASTSSLQRKLKLGYARAARIMDELEEMGVIGPHEGAKPRKVLISPQQAAERRMRRQESN
- a CDS encoding NAD(P)/FAD-dependent oxidoreductase; protein product: MSTLDCLIAGGGAAGCYAAITAARRGRRVGIVEHNPKGELGKKLRITGKGRCNVTNNCDRDTLLANIPRNGRFLYSAFSACSPADVMGFFEALGVRLKTERGNRVFPVSDSAGEIVSALRQECRRLGVQVIPGQVTDLLLEDGCCRGLLVDGTAYEAESVLLATGGMSYPATGSTGDGYDIARRAGHTIVPPEPSLVPLVIREKQCRDMMGLSLRNVTLSLYDGGKCLFQELGEMLFTHFGVSGPLVLSASCHIPQIEPDRYTLSIDLKPGLTPEQMDLRLQRDFQLFQNRTLFNALSKLLPKGMIPAAIQLSGMDGNIRVNQITKAQRLAFGAFLKAFPLTVQGFRSISEAIITRGGVSVKEVSPKTMESKLLPGLFFAGELLDVDAYTGGFNLQIAFATGYAAGCSI
- a CDS encoding ComEC/Rec2 family competence protein — translated: MAKREGHRPKRQALSPALSVGLTVLLILGLLLCNLIRQRSGTRTAPAEGTLSVHFIDVGQGDCTLIRCGETEILIDAGEQEAGDTVVQYLQGQRIRSLDYVIATHPHSDHIGGLPRVLREIPAEHVLVSDIPEADLPTTASYERFLDAVEQASLTLEIVSPGDRFTLDQGAVLEILGPLGTDYKSLNNYSVVARLTYGDNSFLFTGDMEEKAEKELLAAQSLAPVDVLKVGHHGSSTSTKKKFLEAVTPAMAVIECGDNSYNHPNANTVKRLENYTDKIYRTDLLGTIVMVSDGRDIQVHWEREAA
- a CDS encoding bifunctional 4-hydroxy-3-methylbut-2-enyl diphosphate reductase/30S ribosomal protein S1, which encodes MVQITVAKTAGFCFGVDRAVKLVYAELEKGGRVATLGPIIHNADVVNDMIAKGARIVSSVEELEPGERVVIRSHGVGRKIYEQIAEKGNPLIDATCPFVARIHKIVAEQSAKGYFILIAGDASHPEVQGIVGHCDENCAVFKDETELKCYIDKNSPKFKKKLAIVAQTTYNILLWGDCLKQLPKDDPDILVFDTICNATASRQSDAARLSADTDVMVVVGGRNSSNTVKLYDVCRRNCKAYHIENAGELFALDFSGAERIGITAGASTPAYIIKEVQTTMTDIAKNNLDEDIDFEAALEQSFKKIHTGERVKGYVVSVNNNEAIVDVGTKHTGYVPLDELTDDPSKKPADLVQPGDELDLIVTKINDPEGYVLLSKRRVDELVGFENIAKAKEEGTILKGIVQNAVKGGLIVSCDGVRVFVPASQSGLGRDADLSVLKNKPVELKIIEVNEQRRRAVGSIKAVAKAQKDAARAKFWETAEVGQVFTGEVKSLTSYGAFVDLGGIDGMVHISELSWKRIKHPSEVVKVGDMLEVYIKALDPEANRISLGYKKKEDNPWEQFLAKYHVGDVVDATVVSITQFGAFAQIMDGVDGLIHISQIANQRVDNVKDILSVGQQVQVKIVEIDPEKKRISISMRALLEDADAAKADEADEVAYSSEDAE